One genomic segment of Desulfovibrio sp. JC010 includes these proteins:
- a CDS encoding type II toxin-antitoxin system RelE/ParE family toxin has protein sequence MIKSFKNSGTEKIFKRSYSKIIPNQLARNAYKKLIQIDAAEDLNDLRVPPGNRLEALKGDRADQHSIRINNQYRICFIWKNNHAYQVEITDYHS, from the coding sequence ATGATTAAATCGTTCAAGAACAGCGGGACAGAAAAAATCTTTAAACGTAGCTATTCAAAGATTATTCCTAACCAACTCGCTAGAAACGCATACAAAAAACTAATCCAGATAGATGCCGCAGAAGACTTGAATGATTTAAGAGTACCGCCCGGCAACAGGCTGGAAGCCTTGAAAGGAGACCGGGCAGATCAACACAGTATTCGGATCAACAACCAATACCGAATTTGTTTTATTTGGAAAAACAACCACGCTTATCAAGTGGAAATAACCGATTACCACAGCTAG
- a CDS encoding (deoxy)nucleoside triphosphate pyrophosphohydrolase: protein MTKNKPIEVVAGVIWKEGLFLSAERPVGKDYAGWWEFPGGKVEINESLGDALVRELQEELGIIPTSFDFWIEKTVEYPEYTVHLNFFDIWEFSGQVKSLENQRFDWFDLKNMRDVKFLPVNYEILEMLKERENVR from the coding sequence ATGACCAAAAACAAACCTATCGAAGTTGTTGCCGGGGTTATCTGGAAAGAGGGATTATTTCTTTCTGCGGAGCGGCCCGTGGGTAAGGATTATGCCGGATGGTGGGAATTTCCCGGCGGCAAGGTCGAGATCAATGAATCCCTCGGCGATGCACTTGTCCGTGAACTGCAGGAAGAACTGGGTATAATCCCTACAAGCTTTGACTTTTGGATAGAAAAAACAGTAGAGTACCCCGAATATACAGTTCACCTAAATTTTTTCGACATCTGGGAATTTTCCGGCCAAGTGAAATCACTTGAAAATCAGCGTTTCGATTGGTTCGATCTTAAAAACATGCGCGATGTAAAATTCCTGCCCGTCAACTACGAAATACTCGAAATGCTGAAAGAACGTGAAAACGTTCGTTAG
- a CDS encoding aspartate-semialdehyde dehydrogenase yields the protein MSTKNPRVAVVGATGAVGREMLKVLEQRDFPASEIVPFSSARSAGTKVPYKGEELTVIELKEDSFEGFDLALFSAGGGTSEKFAPLAAKAGCVVVDNSSQWRMDPKIPLVVPEVNPEDLDWHPGIIANPNCSTIQMVVALKPIHDAAKIKRIIVSTYQAVSGTGQKAITELETQVSRLFNGKDVVPSAYPHQIAFNCLPHIDVFMDNGYTKEEMKMVNETKKIMGDDSIKLTATTVRVPVFYSHSESVNIETEEKVTVEECRNMLSNFPGCTVVDFPEKNLYPMAIDATGEDDVYVGRIREDETIENGLNMWIVSDNIRKGAALNTVQIAETLIERDLVRVK from the coding sequence ATGAGTACCAAAAATCCCAGAGTTGCAGTTGTAGGGGCCACTGGCGCGGTAGGCCGTGAAATGCTCAAAGTGCTTGAGCAGCGCGACTTCCCCGCATCAGAAATTGTTCCCTTTTCTTCCGCCCGTTCCGCCGGAACCAAGGTTCCCTATAAAGGCGAAGAGCTGACCGTTATCGAGTTGAAAGAAGACTCCTTCGAAGGATTCGATCTGGCTCTTTTTTCCGCAGGCGGCGGTACCTCCGAAAAATTCGCTCCCCTTGCTGCCAAGGCGGGTTGCGTAGTTGTGGATAACTCCAGCCAGTGGCGCATGGACCCCAAGATTCCTCTCGTGGTACCTGAAGTAAACCCTGAAGACCTCGACTGGCACCCCGGCATCATCGCCAACCCCAACTGTTCCACCATCCAGATGGTTGTTGCGCTGAAGCCCATCCACGATGCAGCAAAGATCAAACGTATCATCGTTTCCACCTATCAGGCTGTATCCGGTACCGGACAGAAAGCCATCACCGAGCTGGAAACACAGGTCAGCAGACTTTTCAACGGCAAAGACGTGGTCCCCAGTGCCTACCCGCACCAGATCGCATTCAACTGCCTGCCGCACATCGATGTTTTCATGGATAACGGCTACACCAAAGAAGAAATGAAGATGGTCAACGAGACCAAGAAGATCATGGGTGATGATTCCATCAAACTCACCGCCACCACCGTACGCGTGCCCGTCTTCTACAGCCACTCCGAATCCGTGAACATTGAGACCGAAGAGAAAGTAACTGTTGAGGAATGCCGCAACATGCTTTCCAACTTCCCCGGCTGTACCGTAGTGGACTTCCCCGAGAAGAACCTCTACCCCATGGCTATCGACGCCACCGGTGAAGACGATGTATACGTCGGACGTATCCGCGAAGATGAAACCATCGAAAACGGCCTGAACATGTGGATCGTTTCCGATAACATCCGCAAAGGCGCAGCCCTGAACACCGTACAGATCGCCGAGACCCTTATCGAACGCGATCTGGTCCGTGTGAAATAG
- a CDS encoding ABC-F family ATP-binding cassette domain-containing protein has product MPRITISSLEKSYNGEDLFSDLSFEVSAGMRLAVAGPNGCGKSTLLKLIAGKIEPDGGVLSISKGARLGYVAQELTGEILENTLLSWVLSALPSWNKLWEQWEEAGQKNDQALMERLSEKQAELEHQFGYNPEHKARTILTGLGFSEHDLLSKIKELSGGWRERAKLARVLLQGADLLLLDEPTNHLDLEAVEWLESYLLSFRGAVIYVAHDRIFLDKVGTHVLFLGSGRPQVRRGNFTEFLKWQAENAEQRSREAAKLSARIEAENSYINRFRVKARKAAQAQSKIKKVEKMSKELNKIKGEAELNRSGRTLSFRLPPTSRGDKAAISIVDLEFSYDGKPPSIWPLLNFQLFRGKKVALAAPNGAGKSTLLKVIMGTLKPNAGFAKVGQNTSLAYFSQHQSDILRDERTALSEIRRLCDPDTTEEQLKSVLGLFLLGEGYFERKVSALSGGEKNRLILASLFLSRANLLILDEPTNHLDLESREGLIRALKDYDGTLFFVAHDRYLLGEVADEIWALTDSGIETFFSFKEYDDYRKEKLAAPAAQSDPAESNDSYKPAKRKLSKEDKRRQAEIRNALYKELKPKTAEYEKLEKDLEKTMEDQATMEEQLNDPALYDDGAAAVELNSRYTETCNWAEELMEKMAVLEEEIAELEERKKQLLEDN; this is encoded by the coding sequence ATGCCCAGAATCACTATTTCGTCCCTTGAAAAATCCTACAACGGGGAAGACCTGTTCAGCGACCTTTCTTTTGAAGTGTCCGCAGGAATGCGCCTTGCCGTGGCCGGCCCCAACGGTTGCGGTAAATCCACCCTGCTTAAGCTCATTGCCGGAAAAATAGAACCGGACGGCGGAGTGCTTTCCATTTCCAAAGGTGCGCGTCTCGGATACGTGGCGCAGGAACTGACCGGGGAAATCCTTGAAAACACCCTGCTCAGCTGGGTACTTTCCGCTCTGCCCTCATGGAATAAGCTCTGGGAACAATGGGAAGAAGCCGGACAAAAAAATGATCAGGCACTCATGGAGCGGCTCTCCGAAAAACAGGCTGAATTAGAACACCAGTTCGGATACAATCCCGAACACAAAGCCCGTACCATCCTCACCGGGCTGGGCTTTTCCGAACACGACCTGCTCAGCAAAATCAAAGAACTTTCCGGCGGCTGGCGAGAACGCGCCAAACTTGCCCGCGTACTCCTTCAGGGTGCGGACCTGCTCCTTTTGGACGAACCCACCAACCACCTTGATCTTGAGGCCGTGGAATGGCTGGAAAGCTACCTGCTTTCCTTTCGTGGTGCAGTCATCTACGTGGCACACGACCGTATTTTTCTCGATAAAGTCGGTACCCATGTGCTTTTCCTCGGTTCCGGGCGTCCGCAGGTCAGACGCGGCAACTTCACCGAATTCCTTAAATGGCAGGCCGAAAATGCGGAACAGCGCAGTCGCGAGGCCGCCAAGCTTTCTGCACGCATCGAAGCCGAAAACTCCTACATCAACCGCTTCCGGGTCAAGGCCCGCAAGGCCGCACAGGCCCAGTCCAAAATCAAGAAAGTGGAAAAGATGTCCAAGGAGTTAAACAAAATCAAAGGAGAGGCCGAGCTCAACCGTTCCGGCCGCACCCTGAGTTTTCGTCTGCCCCCGACATCACGCGGAGACAAAGCCGCTATCAGCATAGTTGATCTTGAATTTTCCTATGACGGCAAACCGCCGTCCATCTGGCCCCTGCTCAATTTCCAGCTTTTCCGGGGCAAAAAAGTTGCCCTTGCCGCGCCCAACGGTGCCGGTAAATCGACCCTGCTCAAAGTGATCATGGGAACACTCAAGCCCAATGCAGGCTTTGCAAAAGTGGGCCAGAACACATCTCTCGCCTACTTCAGCCAGCATCAAAGCGATATTTTACGTGACGAAAGAACCGCTCTTTCCGAAATCCGCCGCCTCTGCGACCCGGACACCACCGAAGAGCAACTCAAAAGCGTTCTCGGCCTGTTCCTGCTCGGCGAAGGATATTTCGAGCGCAAAGTTTCCGCCCTTTCAGGTGGTGAAAAGAACAGGCTGATTCTCGCATCGCTGTTCCTTTCACGGGCCAACCTGCTCATTCTTGACGAACCCACCAACCATCTTGACCTTGAAAGCCGCGAAGGACTTATCCGGGCTTTGAAAGATTATGACGGCACCCTTTTCTTTGTAGCGCATGACCGCTACCTGCTCGGCGAAGTGGCTGATGAAATATGGGCTTTGACTGATTCGGGAATCGAGACTTTCTTCTCTTTCAAAGAATACGACGACTATCGCAAGGAAAAACTTGCAGCCCCCGCAGCCCAGTCTGACCCCGCTGAATCCAACGACAGCTACAAGCCCGCCAAGCGCAAGCTGAGCAAGGAAGATAAGCGCCGTCAGGCTGAAATCCGCAATGCCCTGTACAAGGAACTCAAGCCCAAGACTGCCGAGTATGAAAAACTCGAAAAGGATCTTGAAAAAACCATGGAAGATCAGGCCACCATGGAAGAACAGCTTAACGATCCCGCTCTCTATGATGACGGCGCAGCAGCAGTGGAACTGAATTCCCGCTACACTGAGACCTGCAACTGGGCCGAAGAACTCATGGAAAAAATGGCCGTGCTCGAAGAAGAAATCGCCGAACTGGAAGAACGCAAAAAGCAATTATTGGAAGATAATTAA
- a CDS encoding aminotransferase class IV, whose amino-acid sequence MIRKVDSNEYIDAMISAMRAGTEKVCAFYEHRIGLVCTDPKLMLMPWDDHLVHRGDGVFETMKFVDGKLYQLQPHLRRMKRSARTISLEPPCSWDELGNLILEVAGASGVDSGLVRVLLGRGPGGFGIDPYECPIPSLYIVVYKHEPKPESWYEKGVTAFRSKVPAKQPYLATIKSIDYLPNVMMKINAKEEGFDVPFCFDDLSFLAEGATENVCIVSPDGKLYTPKFTNSLAGTTIARALQLIEDEIEVDFRAVSEEDILLAKEVIICGTSIDAVGVVRFNKKPIHDVRPGPICKRMRELLQKDLQETGTPIIKS is encoded by the coding sequence TTGATCAGAAAAGTAGACAGTAACGAATATATTGATGCCATGATTTCCGCCATGCGCGCGGGAACCGAGAAAGTCTGTGCCTTTTACGAACACCGCATCGGGCTGGTCTGCACCGACCCCAAGCTCATGCTCATGCCTTGGGATGACCATCTGGTACATCGCGGGGACGGCGTATTTGAAACCATGAAGTTCGTGGACGGCAAGCTCTACCAGCTGCAGCCGCACCTGCGCCGCATGAAACGCTCCGCGCGTACAATCAGCCTTGAGCCGCCCTGCTCGTGGGATGAACTCGGCAATCTCATTCTGGAAGTTGCCGGGGCATCCGGTGTTGACTCCGGTCTGGTGCGCGTACTGCTCGGACGCGGTCCCGGCGGGTTCGGCATCGATCCTTACGAATGTCCGATTCCCTCCCTGTATATCGTGGTCTACAAGCACGAACCCAAACCTGAATCATGGTATGAGAAAGGCGTAACCGCCTTCAGGAGCAAGGTTCCGGCCAAACAGCCTTATCTGGCCACAATCAAATCCATCGACTACCTGCCCAACGTAATGATGAAAATCAACGCCAAGGAGGAAGGTTTCGATGTACCTTTCTGCTTTGACGATCTCAGCTTTCTCGCCGAAGGTGCCACTGAAAATGTCTGCATTGTCAGCCCGGACGGTAAACTCTATACTCCCAAATTCACCAACTCACTGGCCGGGACCACTATTGCCCGCGCCCTGCAGCTCATTGAAGATGAGATTGAAGTGGATTTCCGGGCTGTCTCAGAAGAAGATATCCTGCTGGCAAAAGAAGTAATCATCTGCGGCACATCCATCGATGCCGTAGGAGTTGTACGCTTCAACAAAAAACCCATCCACGATGTCCGCCCCGGCCCCATCTGCAAGCGTATGCGCGAATTGCTGCAAAAAGATTTACAGGAAACAGGGACGCCGATTATTAAGAGTTAA
- a CDS encoding GIY-YIG nuclease family protein, giving the protein MSTWYVYLLRCSDNSLYCGVTTDPARRLEEHNSGKGAKYTRCRLPVEFEAYESFPDKRAAYRAEYAVKQKRAGQKVGFLRELAMQDNAVPPDRVKCEAN; this is encoded by the coding sequence ATGAGTACATGGTATGTATATCTGCTGCGTTGCAGCGACAACTCACTCTATTGCGGAGTAACCACTGATCCTGCACGCAGGCTGGAAGAGCATAATTCCGGCAAGGGCGCGAAGTATACTCGTTGTCGTCTGCCCGTTGAATTTGAAGCTTATGAATCTTTCCCGGATAAGCGTGCTGCTTATCGCGCTGAGTATGCTGTAAAGCAAAAGCGGGCAGGACAGAAGGTCGGGTTTCTTAGGGAGCTGGCAATGCAAGACAATGCTGTGCCGCCTGATCGCGTTAAATGCGAAGCAAACTAA
- a CDS encoding methylenetetrahydrofolate reductase, protein MKIIDLINKNGQFISLEFFPPKDRESWPKFFDVVEKLKVLNPLFASVTYGAGGGTQDNSLEIVKRMKQDAGIEPLAHLTCVGASPENISEFVSALQEADVENILALRGDAPADDDDFDFNTQTFKHGSDLVTYVKEKHPGVGIAVAGYPEAHLESPSIKEDFKWMKYKIDEGGEFIITQLFFDNRVYFDFCDRLKGMGIDVPVLPGVLPIMSLKSAKFILSLCGAAIPGKFLSALEKAHAEGGDEAVYKLGIEFATRQAQELLDGGAPGVHLYTLNRAKACLEIGQALKF, encoded by the coding sequence ATGAAGATTATCGATCTGATTAATAAAAACGGACAGTTCATATCACTGGAATTTTTCCCGCCCAAGGACCGCGAATCGTGGCCTAAATTCTTTGATGTTGTGGAAAAGCTTAAAGTTCTAAATCCGCTTTTCGCGTCTGTCACTTACGGCGCGGGCGGAGGAACTCAGGACAATTCACTTGAAATTGTTAAAAGAATGAAGCAGGATGCAGGGATTGAACCTCTTGCACACCTGACCTGTGTCGGTGCCAGCCCTGAAAACATCAGTGAATTTGTTTCCGCCCTTCAGGAGGCGGACGTTGAAAACATCCTTGCCCTGCGCGGCGACGCCCCGGCGGACGATGATGATTTTGACTTCAACACCCAGACCTTCAAGCACGGCTCAGACCTCGTCACTTACGTTAAGGAAAAGCATCCCGGCGTAGGCATTGCAGTGGCCGGATACCCGGAAGCGCACCTTGAATCCCCTTCCATCAAGGAAGATTTCAAGTGGATGAAGTACAAAATCGATGAGGGCGGAGAATTCATCATCACCCAGCTCTTTTTCGATAACCGGGTCTACTTTGATTTCTGCGACAGGCTGAAAGGCATGGGCATTGATGTCCCTGTACTGCCCGGAGTGCTGCCCATCATGAGCCTCAAATCCGCGAAATTCATTCTTTCCCTGTGCGGAGCGGCCATCCCCGGCAAATTCCTCAGCGCGCTTGAAAAAGCACATGCGGAAGGCGGCGATGAGGCGGTCTACAAACTGGGTATCGAATTCGCTACCAGACAGGCTCAGGAATTGCTGGACGGCGGCGCACCCGGAGTGCATCTTTACACATTAAACAGAGCAAAAGCCTGCCTCGAAATCGGGCAAGCATTAAAATTTTAG